From Rhopalosiphum padi isolate XX-2018 chromosome 2, ASM2088224v1, whole genome shotgun sequence:
acaaaaaaatgtattaatattagcttgacaaataacataatttcaagagttaatattaattaattgattccAATGATTTATAAAGttagttttatttagtttatacattACCAGAATATTATCATGGGCTACTTCACTCAATAAATTCTGTTTCTTCATGTATGCGAACAAAGTTTTTAACGATGACAGTTTTTTTTGTaacctattaattttttgtgttaatgttttaattttcctcctctgtttaataatttttaactttgccACTGTAAAATTTTCTTTTGCATGTTTAGGAGTACTCAAATCTGGAGTAGTCACATCACCAACATAACGATTCCTCCTTCGTTTTGGAGTTTCTGAAATGAAATCATTCATGATGACataaataacactaataaattaaaatttataaatatatgaattattaatataatattaataataatattattataattataatattcgttttgTATTTAATTCAGTTATTTCAAGTACTAAAACAAAGTATAAAacggttttaattaaaataaaatataattaattaataattattcttacttTCATTAATAAATTGACTTTTATCATTATGTGAACAAGATGGTTCACTGTCACTAGTTTCAATAATTTGCTTTCTGTTTCaagaaaataaagttattaaaaataaaagcacaTTAAAAGAAAACCATAAATACTTACTTAGGCttgttaacatataaatattgactAATCTTATGAAATTTGGTAGGAACTGAGccaggttttaataattttctcgcAGTGGCCTTGTAACATTCATCTTCAAAATGATGAGAACATATTCTCCTATCTGGAGAATAGTCGTTTTCATTATAGCCACAAGCTTTAAGCCAAGCATTACGTAAATGTTTATCAGCAGGTAACCTGGAAatgtaattatgatttataaaataatacctattaattctACAACACAACAATagtcataaatttataacttacgTGTGCAGTGTTAAGCCAGAAATTTTGGATGGTGTAGATTGACAATAAAAACAACTCACTCTGCCCATATTGATGAATAAAAATGTCGGTGTCAAATTATcagcaaatttaataaaaagtctTAGAACATATACTATGATCTAAGTAAAAGGTCAacaatttggttttttatttaattt
This genomic window contains:
- the LOC132918896 gene encoding THAP domain-containing protein 1-like isoform X1 is translated as MGRVSCFYCQSTPSKISGLTLHTLPADKHLRNAWLKACGYNENDYSPDRRICSHHFEDECYKATARKLLKPGSVPTKFHKISQYLYVNKPKKQIIETSDSEPSCSHNDKSQFINEKTPKRRRNRYVGDVTTPDLSTPKHAKENFTVAKLKIIKQRRKIKTLTQKINRLQKKLSSLKTLFAYMKKQNLLSEVAHDNILVMYKLNKTNFINHWNQLININS
- the LOC132918896 gene encoding THAP domain-containing protein 1-like isoform X2, producing the protein MGRVSCFYCQSTPSKISGLTLHTLPADKHLRNAWLKACGYNENDYSPDRRICSHHFEDECYKATARKLLKPGSVPTKFHKISQYLYVNKPKKQIIETSDSEPSCSHNDKSQFINEKTPKRRRNRYVGDVTTPDLSTPKHAKENFTVAKLKIIKQRRKIKTLTQKINRLQKKLSSLKTLFAYMKKQNLLSEVAHDNILPGSLGSVFQCDEKPWI